The following coding sequences are from one Motacilla alba alba isolate MOTALB_02 chromosome 4, Motacilla_alba_V1.0_pri, whole genome shotgun sequence window:
- the NPY5R gene encoding neuropeptide Y receptor type 5: protein MDLEFKDRNNSTLTKNTSATTKNFSAWEDYKSSVDDMQYFLIGLYTLISLAGFVGNLLILMALLKCKQKTVINILIGNLAFSDILVVLFCSPFTLTSVLLDQWMFGTVMCHVMPFLQCASVLVSTLMLISIAAVRYRMIKYPLSSNLTAKQGYFLIMIIWAFGFTICSPLPVFHKTVDLSKTLNLEGLENRLLCIESWPSDSYRIAFTIALLFMQYILPLACLTASHTSVCRSIGARLSNKENKFEEKEMINLTLHPSKSAGTQVQPSRYSRWSCAFGRRHHRRYSRKTSSVMPAISRHHQDTHSRDLPENSDTEKSQLFSSSKFIPGIPICFEMKPEENTEIQNMITVSQSIIRIKTRSRRVFCRLTVLILVFGFSWMPLHLFHIVTDFNATLISNRHFKLVYCICHLLGMMSCCLNPILYGFLNNSIKADLMSLIPCCQIP, encoded by the coding sequence ATGGATTTAGAATTCAAAGACCGTAACAACAGCACACTTACCAAGAACACCTCTGCTACAACAAAGAATTTTTCTGCCTGGGAAGACTATAAGAGTAGTGTTGATGACATGCAGTACTTTCTCATTGGGCTGTACACACTTATAAGTCTGGCTGGCTTTGTGGGAAATCTGCTTATACTAATGGCCCTACTAAAGTGCAAGCAGAAGACAGTAATAAACATTCTCATTGGAAACTTGGCCTTTTCTGACATCTTGGTTGTGCTGTTTTGTTCACCTTTCACACTGACATCCGTCCTGCTTGACCAATGGATGTTTGGCACTGTCATGTGCCATGTAATGCCCTTCCTCCAGTGTGCCTCAGTCCTAGTTTCAACTTTGATGTTAATATCTATTGCTGCAGTCAGGTACCGTATGATAAAGTATCCCCTCTCCAGCAATCTCACAGCAAAACAAGGCTATTTCTTAATAATGATCATTTGGGCCTTTGGCTTCACAATTTGTTCCCCTCTGCCAGTTTTCCATAAAACCGTGGACCTCAGCAAAACTCTGAATTTAGAGGGACTGGAGAACAGGCTGCTGTGCATCGAGTCATGGCCTTCTGATTCCTACAGGATCGCCTTCACAATAGCCTTGCTGTTCATGCAGTACATCCTGCCGCTGGCGTGCCTGACCGCCAGTCACACCAGCGTCTGCAGGAGCATAGGTGCTAGGCTGtcaaacaaggaaaacaagtttgaagaaaaggagatgaTAAACCTAACTCTTCACCCCTCTAAGAGCGCTGGCACGCAGGTTCAACCCTCCAGATACTCCAGGTGGAGCTGTGCCTTTGGCAGAAGGCACCACAGAAGATACAGTAGAAAGACTTCAAGTGTGATGCCAGCTATTTCAAGGCATCATCAGGATACTCATTCCAGAGATCTCCCAGAAAACTCTGACACAGAAAAAAGCCAGCTCTTTTCCTCCAGTAAATTCATCCCTGGGATCCCTatctgttttgaaatgaaaccagaagaaaatacagagatCCAGAACATGATTACAGTATCCCAGTCCATCATCAGAATTAAGACAAGATCGAGGAGGGTTTTTTGCAGACTGACAGTGCTAATACTAGTTTTTGGCTTCAGCTGGATGCCTCTTCACCTTTTCCACATTGTCACAGATTTTAATGCCACTCTCATTTCCAACAGGCACTTTAAATTAGTATATTGCATATGCCATTTGTTGGGTATGATGTCCTGCTGCTTGAATCCCATTCTCTATGGGTTTCTTAACAACAGCATAAAAGCTGATTTAATGTCCCTTATTCCGTGCTGCCAAATACCATGA